A single genomic interval of Ruminococcus sp. NK3A76 harbors:
- a CDS encoding SigB/SigF/SigG family RNA polymerase sigma factor translates to MNYSKVQITGINTSKIQVLTEQEKTELIRRAQKGDKAAKDKMVMCNLKLVLRTIQPFLSRGDDPDDVFEVGTIGLLKAVERFDVDMGVKFSSYCVPLILGECKRYFRDGGALRVSRSVRDIAYKVFKAKESYIEKYQKEPSVDELSEITQIPRRDIIQSLEAVNEPVSIYEPVYSDAGDTLYVIDQLSDRDSANNWLDEISVKETIKKLPQREKDILYLRYFLGKTQVEVANSVGISQAQVSRLEKGALNKIKKQFELP, encoded by the coding sequence ATGAATTACTCTAAGGTACAGATAACAGGAATAAACACTTCCAAGATACAGGTGCTGACAGAGCAAGAAAAGACAGAACTTATCAGACGGGCACAAAAAGGCGACAAGGCGGCAAAGGATAAAATGGTGATGTGCAATCTGAAACTTGTGCTGCGCACGATACAGCCGTTTTTATCAAGAGGAGATGACCCTGATGATGTATTTGAGGTAGGAACTATCGGGCTTTTAAAGGCTGTGGAGAGGTTTGATGTCGATATGGGTGTGAAATTCAGCTCATACTGTGTTCCTCTGATACTTGGAGAATGTAAGCGCTACTTTCGTGACGGAGGAGCTCTCAGAGTCAGCAGATCAGTCAGAGATATAGCATATAAGGTGTTCAAGGCAAAGGAAAGCTATATTGAGAAATACCAGAAGGAGCCGTCTGTAGATGAACTGTCTGAGATAACGCAGATACCACGGAGAGATATAATACAATCGCTTGAAGCAGTAAACGAGCCAGTTTCTATATATGAGCCAGTGTACTCAGATGCAGGAGATACGCTGTATGTCATTGACCAGCTGAGCGACAGAGACAGCGCTAATAACTGGCTCGACGAGATAAGCGTAAAGGAAACTATTAAAAAGCTGCCGCAGCGTGAAAAGGATATATTGTATCTGAGATACTTTCTCGGAAAGACGCAGGTCGAAGTGGCTAATTCGGTCGGAATAAGCCAGGCTCAGGTATCAAGACTGGAGAAAGGTGCACTGAATAAGATCAAAAAGCAATTTGAATTACCATAA
- the sigE gene encoding RNA polymerase sporulation sigma factor SigE, translating into MGHMQERIKRYILRLFSIFIKADDSVDYINGADSLPPPLGKEEEARVFELMKTDEKKARDLLIVHNLRLVVYISKKFESTGIGMEDLISIGTIGLIKAVKTFCVDKNIKLATYASRCIENEILMFLRKSSNRRNEISIDEPLNVDWDGNELLLSDILGENDDSLGAGIESEVERQLLNSEIEKLNDRERQIMEMRFGLGGRKELTQKQVADIVGISQSYISRLEKRIINSIRKNLEKIC; encoded by the coding sequence ATGGGTCATATGCAGGAAAGAATAAAGAGGTACATTTTAAGGCTGTTTTCGATATTTATCAAGGCTGATGACAGTGTCGATTATATAAACGGTGCTGACTCTCTTCCTCCGCCGCTAGGCAAAGAGGAAGAAGCAAGAGTATTTGAGCTTATGAAAACAGATGAGAAAAAAGCCAGAGACCTACTGATCGTTCACAATCTGAGGCTTGTGGTATACATATCAAAGAAATTTGAATCTACAGGCATCGGCATGGAAGACCTTATATCAATAGGAACGATAGGTCTTATCAAGGCTGTAAAGACATTCTGCGTGGACAAGAACATAAAGCTGGCTACATATGCTTCAAGATGCATTGAGAATGAAATACTTATGTTTCTGAGAAAATCGAGCAACAGAAGAAATGAGATCTCAATAGATGAGCCGCTCAATGTTGACTGGGACGGGAACGAGCTGCTGCTTTCTGATATACTCGGGGAAAATGATGACAGCCTTGGTGCAGGGATAGAAAGCGAAGTCGAGAGACAGCTTTTAAACAGCGAGATAGAAAAGCTCAATGACAGAGAGCGTCAGATAATGGAGATGCGTTTCGGGCTTGGAGGCAGAAAAGAGCTTACCCAGAAGCAGGTAGCCGATATTGTGGGGATATCGCAATCATATATATCAAGGCTTGAAAAGCGTATTATCAATTCTATAAGAAAAAACTTAGAGAAGATATGCTGA
- a CDS encoding sigma-E processing peptidase SpoIIGA yields the protein MSVKIYLDVLVITNICLTAVFILCTARLTHNRPKKKRMAAGALIGGLSSMLAILYAESFFEGVLLSLIKLGTIFLCVFIVFETKSIDKLIKYSVIYISANLFFAGLCVLLWRTGKGRIIYINTLTIYLDISLGKLMAASTVTYLALSLYEYIQRKSFSPVKRYHILLKIEHLEYFLPAVADTGNSLTDVFTGKPVVIVVSDELYYHFELDREEIACKMGFHCIPYSTINGEGLINVTDRASVTVIDNDKRMKDIDCAVGIVSCGGNRTRAIFSPSLII from the coding sequence ATGAGCGTGAAGATATATCTTGATGTGCTTGTTATAACCAATATCTGTCTGACTGCTGTATTTATTCTTTGCACTGCAAGGCTTACTCATAACAGACCTAAGAAAAAGAGAATGGCGGCAGGGGCTCTTATCGGCGGACTTTCTTCTATGCTTGCGATACTGTATGCTGAGAGCTTTTTTGAAGGAGTTTTGCTCTCACTCATAAAGCTCGGTACTATCTTCCTTTGTGTATTTATAGTGTTTGAGACTAAGTCTATTGATAAGCTGATAAAATACTCTGTTATATATATTTCAGCAAATCTGTTCTTTGCAGGGCTGTGTGTGTTGCTGTGGAGAACAGGAAAAGGGCGTATCATATACATAAACACGCTGACGATATATCTTGATATTTCACTGGGTAAGCTAATGGCTGCATCGACTGTGACATACTTAGCGCTCAGCCTTTATGAATACATACAGAGAAAGAGCTTCAGCCCGGTAAAAAGGTATCATATACTGCTTAAGATAGAGCATCTTGAATACTTCTTGCCGGCAGTCGCTGACACCGGCAACAGCCTGACTGATGTGTTTACGGGAAAGCCTGTGGTTATAGTTGTATCTGATGAGCTTTATTATCACTTTGAGCTTGACAGAGAGGAGATAGCCTGCAAAATGGGCTTTCACTGTATCCCCTATTCGACTATCAACGGTGAAGGATTAATTAATGTGACTGACAGGGCAAGCGTTACAGTCATTGACAATGATAAACGCATGAAGGATATTGACTGCGCTGTCGGTATAGTATCATGCGGCGGCAACAGGACAAGGGCGATATTCAGCCCGAGTCTGATAATATAG
- a CDS encoding aminopeptidase has protein sequence MEKKEEKSKAKKLKDKLFSNSKNSGLIMSDEEIAKADKFCEGYKKFLNSAKTEREAVIEAVKLAKKKGFAEYEYGKKYKAGDKFYYVNRKKAVILGVMGKKPLSEGVRIAVAHIDSPRIDLKQHPLYEADELALFKTHYYGGIKKYQWTTIPLSLHGVIIKADGEEVTVNIGEDKNDPVFCITDLLPHLATEQMKRPAPAIVKGEELNVLIGSRPFRDDDISEKVKLNIMSILNEKYGIVEDDFISAELEAVPAFGAADVGFDRSLVGSYGQDDRVCAYPALEAILDCKTPEKTALTVLTDKEETGSDGNTGLNSSYLPYFIFDLAKTHGFDERQVISNSECLSADVNAAYDPTFPEPTEKNNAAHMNYGICVTKFTGSRGKSGTSDASAEFVARVRMLLDKNGVIWQTGELGKVDAGGGGTVAQFVANLNIDVIDVGVPVLSMHAPFEITAKNDIYNGYKAFLCFFEDK, from the coding sequence ATGGAGAAAAAGGAAGAAAAGAGCAAAGCAAAAAAGCTGAAGGATAAGCTCTTCTCAAACTCGAAGAATTCAGGGCTCATTATGAGCGATGAGGAGATAGCAAAGGCAGACAAGTTCTGCGAGGGCTATAAAAAGTTCCTTAACAGCGCAAAAACAGAGCGTGAAGCTGTGATAGAGGCTGTTAAGCTGGCAAAGAAAAAGGGCTTTGCAGAATACGAATACGGCAAGAAATACAAGGCCGGCGACAAGTTCTACTATGTCAACAGAAAGAAAGCTGTTATCCTTGGCGTTATGGGCAAAAAGCCTCTGAGCGAGGGTGTAAGGATAGCTGTAGCGCATATCGATTCACCGAGGATCGATTTAAAGCAGCATCCGCTTTACGAGGCTGACGAGCTTGCGCTTTTCAAGACACATTACTACGGCGGCATCAAGAAGTATCAGTGGACAACTATTCCGCTCTCGCTTCACGGTGTAATAATCAAGGCTGACGGTGAGGAAGTTACAGTAAACATCGGTGAGGACAAGAACGACCCTGTATTCTGCATTACCGATCTTCTTCCGCACCTTGCTACCGAGCAGATGAAGCGCCCGGCTCCTGCTATCGTCAAGGGCGAGGAGCTCAATGTGCTTATCGGTTCAAGGCCTTTCAGAGATGATGATATCTCAGAAAAGGTCAAGCTCAACATTATGTCTATACTTAATGAAAAATATGGTATAGTAGAAGATGATTTCATCTCAGCAGAGCTTGAAGCTGTTCCTGCATTCGGAGCTGCTGATGTAGGATTTGACAGAAGCCTTGTAGGCTCCTACGGTCAGGACGACAGAGTATGCGCATACCCTGCTCTTGAAGCTATTCTTGACTGCAAGACTCCCGAAAAGACTGCTCTTACAGTTCTTACAGACAAGGAAGAAACAGGAAGCGACGGCAACACAGGCCTTAACAGCTCATATCTTCCCTATTTCATATTTGACCTTGCCAAAACACACGGCTTTGATGAAAGACAGGTAATATCCAACTCTGAATGTCTTTCTGCTGATGTTAACGCAGCATATGACCCGACATTCCCTGAACCTACAGAGAAAAACAACGCAGCACACATGAATTACGGCATATGTGTTACAAAGTTTACAGGTTCAAGGGGTAAATCCGGCACATCTGATGCGTCTGCTGAATTTGTGGCAAGAGTACGGATGCTCTTGGACAAAAACGGTGTTATCTGGCAGACAGGCGAGCTTGGCAAGGTAGATGCAGGCGGCGGCGGAACAGTCGCTCAGTTTGTAGCAAACCTTAACATTGACGTTATCGACGTAGGTGTTCCTGTGCTTTCTATGCACGCTCCTTTTGAGATAACTGCCAAGAATGATATATATAACGGTTATAAAGCATTCCTCTGCTTCTTTGAGGATAAGTAA
- a CDS encoding lytic transglycosylase domain-containing protein produces MAKKRKNGSAKSAMLAILAVCIAIAIFAGYVFYQKKGYIGPQEFTYPTSYEEYVLKYSREYNVEPEFIYAVIKTESGFDENAVSNVGARGLMQLMEDAYSWVKYRLDDKSEYNFDVMFDPETNIRYGTYYLSFLLEKYDGSIDLAAAAYHCGLGLVDSWIEQGTIDPQNFKVEQIPEENDQTSHYINKIRKAYDAYKIILKEENNNGEKGRKEQSKKAEG; encoded by the coding sequence ATGGCTAAAAAAAGAAAAAACGGATCTGCAAAGAGTGCAATGCTTGCGATACTGGCAGTATGCATAGCTATTGCTATCTTTGCAGGATATGTGTTTTATCAAAAGAAAGGATACATAGGCCCTCAGGAATTCACCTACCCTACCTCGTATGAGGAATATGTACTTAAATACAGCAGAGAATACAATGTTGAGCCGGAATTCATATATGCAGTTATAAAAACAGAGAGCGGATTTGATGAGAATGCTGTTTCTAATGTTGGTGCAAGAGGGCTCATGCAGCTTATGGAGGACGCATACAGCTGGGTGAAATACAGGCTTGATGATAAAAGCGAATACAATTTTGATGTGATGTTTGACCCGGAGACGAATATCAGATACGGGACATATTATCTGAGCTTTCTGCTTGAAAAGTACGACGGCTCTATAGATCTTGCGGCTGCCGCTTATCACTGCGGCCTTGGGCTTGTTGACAGCTGGATAGAGCAGGGCACTATCGACCCTCAGAATTTCAAAGTCGAACAGATACCTGAGGAAAACGACCAGACGAGCCACTATATTAATAAGATAAGAAAAGCATATGATGCATACAAAATTATTTTAAAGGAGGAAAACAATAATGGAGAAAAAGGAAGAAAAGAGCAAAGCAAAAAAGCTGAAGGATAA
- the coaE gene encoding dephospho-CoA kinase (Dephospho-CoA kinase (CoaE) performs the final step in coenzyme A biosynthesis.) encodes MIIGLTGQSGAGKTTVSDTLRKQEDFAVIDCDKVAKQVTADGSLCNMEIRKHFPEAVSEDGVLDRRKMAETVFSDMDKLRLYEGIIYPYITQVTNDLISLYSSNGYQAIVLDAPTLFEAGMEGLCDIVIGVTAAKDIRKKRIMARDGIDDALIEKRFSSQRDEEFFIKRCGYIISNNAGEQELISEILKITETIRTMING; translated from the coding sequence ATGATAATAGGACTTACAGGACAAAGCGGAGCCGGTAAAACAACCGTCAGCGACACTTTGAGAAAACAGGAGGACTTTGCAGTTATAGACTGTGACAAGGTCGCAAAGCAAGTGACGGCTGACGGAAGCCTTTGCAATATGGAGATAAGAAAGCATTTTCCGGAGGCTGTTTCAGAAGATGGCGTTCTTGACCGAAGAAAAATGGCTGAGACAGTGTTTTCAGACATGGATAAGCTGAGGCTGTATGAAGGCATTATATATCCCTACATTACTCAAGTGACTAATGACCTTATATCACTTTACAGCTCAAACGGATATCAGGCCATAGTGCTTGATGCGCCGACTTTATTTGAAGCCGGAATGGAAGGGCTTTGTGATATTGTTATAGGTGTTACTGCTGCTAAAGATATAAGAAAGAAAAGGATAATGGCTCGTGACGGCATAGATGATGCGCTTATAGAAAAGCGGTTTTCATCACAGAGAGACGAGGAGTTTTTCATTAAGCGGTGCGGATACATAATATCCAACAATGCCGGAGAGCAGGAGCTCATAAGCGAAATACTAAAAATAACAGAAACTATAAGGACAATGATAAATGGCTAA
- a CDS encoding L-threonylcarbamoyladenylate synthase gives METKLLNTDDESLRLAGRLLREGKVVGIPTETVYGLGANALDTKAVGDIFKAKGRPQDNPLIVHISELSQLEGLVEEIPELAKKCAEQFWPGPLTMIFKKKPIIPDTTSGGLDTVGIRMPSNKYARKIISYAGVPIAAPSANLSGSPSPTTAMHVFKDMNGRVPAIVDGGMSAVGVESTVICFEGDSIRILRPGFISKEDLCEVTDNVLIDKGVLEQLSADAVVRSPGMKYKHYSPTADVTIIDADADKFRAYVSEHGDSETVCLVFSDSDCEGTSLRYINYGADSKQQAQKLFDALRQLDEIGAKKAYARCPEKTGVGLAVYNRLLRAAGFQVIKL, from the coding sequence ATGGAAACAAAGCTGTTAAACACCGATGACGAGTCACTGAGGCTTGCGGGAAGGCTTTTAAGAGAAGGCAAGGTCGTCGGCATACCTACAGAGACTGTATACGGACTGGGAGCAAATGCTCTTGACACAAAGGCTGTAGGTGACATTTTCAAAGCAAAGGGCAGGCCGCAGGACAATCCGCTGATAGTGCATATAAGCGAGCTTTCTCAGCTTGAAGGGCTCGTTGAAGAGATACCCGAGCTTGCAAAAAAATGTGCTGAGCAGTTCTGGCCGGGGCCGCTGACTATGATTTTTAAAAAGAAACCGATAATACCAGATACTACGAGCGGCGGGCTTGATACGGTAGGCATAAGGATGCCTTCAAACAAATATGCAAGAAAGATAATAAGCTATGCAGGTGTTCCCATTGCAGCGCCTTCGGCAAATCTTTCGGGGAGCCCTTCACCTACCACGGCGATGCACGTTTTCAAGGATATGAACGGCCGTGTCCCGGCGATAGTTGACGGCGGAATGAGTGCTGTAGGCGTTGAATCGACTGTTATCTGCTTTGAGGGTGACAGCATTCGCATACTCAGGCCCGGCTTCATTTCAAAAGAAGACCTTTGTGAAGTAACAGACAATGTTCTGATAGACAAGGGCGTTTTAGAGCAGCTCTCAGCAGATGCTGTTGTGCGTTCTCCGGGAATGAAATACAAGCACTACTCCCCTACGGCTGATGTTACGATAATTGACGCAGATGCTGACAAGTTCAGAGCATATGTCAGTGAGCACGGCGACAGTGAGACTGTTTGTCTTGTGTTTTCTGACAGTGATTGCGAAGGGACTTCACTTCGATACATAAACTACGGCGCAGACAGCAAGCAGCAGGCGCAGAAGCTCTTTGACGCACTGAGACAGCTTGATGAGATAGGCGCTAAAAAGGCTTACGCTCGCTGCCCCGAGAAAACAGGTGTAGGGCTTGCTGTATATAACAGGCTGCTGCGTGCGGCAGGCTTTCAGGTGATAAAGCTATGA
- the prfA gene encoding peptide chain release factor 1 has translation MIEKVKILEERYSEISEKLSEPDTVNNQELYKELMKEYKNLTPIVEKYKEYVQAKEANEEAVMLLDEGGLDKDFKEMVQEQLEQSKQDMQTFGEELKILLLPKDPNDEKNVIVEIRGGAGGEEAALFANSLYRMYTMYANSRSWKTEVMNANETELGGFKEISFMIEGEGAYSRLKYESGVHRVQRVPETESQGRVHTSTVTVAVLPEAEDVELELNEEKDLKIDVFRSSGAGGQHINKTSSAIRITHIPTGMVVECQDERSQYKNKDKALKVLRSRLLDIAQREHDDKIASDRRSQIGTGDRSERIRTYNYPENRISDHRIGLTIYKLESVLNGNLDEVIDALATADQAAKLSKQEGAN, from the coding sequence ATGATAGAGAAAGTAAAGATACTTGAAGAAAGATACAGTGAGATAAGTGAGAAGCTCAGCGAGCCTGATACTGTCAATAATCAGGAATTGTACAAAGAGCTTATGAAGGAATATAAAAACCTTACTCCTATAGTTGAGAAGTACAAGGAATACGTTCAGGCAAAAGAAGCTAACGAAGAAGCTGTTATGCTGCTCGATGAGGGCGGTCTGGATAAGGATTTCAAGGAAATGGTGCAGGAACAGCTGGAGCAGTCAAAGCAGGATATGCAGACCTTCGGCGAGGAGCTTAAGATACTTCTCCTGCCCAAGGATCCCAACGATGAAAAGAATGTTATCGTTGAGATAAGAGGCGGGGCTGGCGGCGAAGAAGCAGCACTTTTTGCGAACTCACTTTACAGAATGTACACCATGTATGCAAACTCACGCAGCTGGAAAACCGAGGTAATGAATGCTAACGAGACCGAACTTGGAGGATTTAAGGAAATATCCTTCATGATAGAGGGCGAGGGTGCATATTCAAGGCTCAAATACGAAAGCGGCGTTCACAGGGTACAGCGTGTGCCTGAGACAGAGTCACAGGGCAGAGTACACACTTCTACTGTAACTGTAGCTGTTTTACCTGAGGCTGAGGATGTTGAGCTTGAGCTCAATGAAGAAAAAGACCTCAAGATAGATGTATTCCGTTCGTCGGGTGCTGGCGGTCAGCACATAAACAAGACTTCGTCTGCTATAAGAATAACACATATCCCGACCGGCATGGTCGTTGAATGTCAGGACGAACGTTCACAGTACAAGAACAAGGACAAGGCGCTTAAGGTGCTGCGTTCAAGGCTTCTTGACATAGCGCAGCGTGAGCATGATGACAAGATAGCATCAGACAGGCGTTCACAGATAGGTACTGGCGACCGCTCTGAAAGGATAAGAACATATAACTACCCTGAGAACCGCATATCAGACCACAGGATAGGTCTTACGATATACAAGCTCGAAAGTGTTCTCAACGGTAATCTTGATGAGGTCATAGATGCTCTGGCCACAGCAGACCAGGCAGCCAAGCTCTCAAAGCAGGAAGGCGCAAACTAA
- a CDS encoding DUF951 domain-containing protein: MDIEKNDILLMKKKHPCGANRMLVLRSGMDFKLRCEGCSREFMIPRNKAEKNVKSVIKAAES, from the coding sequence ATGGATATTGAGAAAAACGATATTCTGCTTATGAAGAAAAAACACCCCTGCGGTGCTAACAGAATGCTTGTGCTCCGCTCAGGAATGGATTTCAAATTAAGATGCGAGGGCTGCAGCAGAGAGTTTATGATACCGAGGAACAAGGCAGAAAAGAACGTCAAGAGCGTTATAAAAGCGGCCGAGTCATAG
- a CDS encoding diaminopimelate decarboxylase: MKTPFITKEKAQEIKAQFPTPFHVYDEKGIRENARKLNKAFSWNKGYKEYFAVKATPNPFILQILKEEGCGVDCSSLTELMMSECCGFSGSDIMFSSNVTPEEDMKKAFELGAYINLDDFTHIEFLDKLCGIPENICCRFNPGGDFAISSQIMDTPGDAKYGFTREQLFEGFKILKEKGAKHFGIHAFLASNTVTNEYYPKLARILFELAAELHEKLGVDIKFVNLSGGVGIAYEPDKPQNDIMAIGEGVHKAFDEVLVPAGLGDVAIFTELGRFMLAPYGHLITTVTHFKHIYKEYVGVDACACNLMRPAMYGSYHHITVLGKENAPCDHKYDVTGGLCENNDKFAIDRMLPEIEKGDILCIHDAGAHGFSMGYNYNGKLRSAEILLKEDGSFKMIRRAETPADYFATFDFCDIMDKYLNK, encoded by the coding sequence ATGAAAACACCGTTTATCACAAAGGAAAAAGCACAAGAGATCAAGGCTCAGTTCCCGACACCTTTTCATGTATATGACGAAAAGGGTATAAGAGAGAATGCAAGAAAGCTCAATAAGGCTTTCTCATGGAACAAGGGCTATAAAGAGTATTTTGCAGTAAAGGCTACACCCAATCCGTTTATTCTCCAGATACTTAAGGAGGAGGGCTGCGGCGTTGACTGTTCGTCGCTCACAGAGCTTATGATGAGCGAATGCTGCGGTTTCAGCGGCTCTGATATCATGTTTTCTTCAAACGTTACTCCCGAGGAGGATATGAAGAAGGCATTCGAGCTCGGCGCATATATAAACCTTGATGATTTCACACATATCGAATTTCTTGATAAGCTCTGCGGTATCCCTGAGAATATCTGCTGCCGTTTCAATCCCGGCGGTGACTTTGCTATCTCCTCGCAGATAATGGATACTCCCGGAGACGCAAAGTACGGCTTTACAAGAGAGCAGCTTTTCGAGGGCTTTAAGATTCTCAAAGAAAAGGGTGCAAAGCATTTCGGCATACACGCATTCCTTGCATCTAACACTGTTACAAATGAGTATTATCCCAAGCTCGCAAGGATCCTTTTTGAGCTTGCAGCAGAGCTCCATGAAAAGCTCGGTGTAGATATCAAGTTCGTAAATCTTTCAGGCGGTGTCGGTATCGCTTATGAGCCTGACAAGCCTCAGAACGACATCATGGCAATAGGCGAGGGCGTTCATAAGGCATTTGATGAAGTGCTCGTTCCTGCAGGACTTGGCGATGTTGCTATATTTACAGAGCTTGGCAGATTTATGCTTGCTCCTTACGGCCACCTTATCACAACAGTCACCCACTTCAAACACATCTATAAGGAATATGTCGGCGTTGATGCCTGTGCCTGCAACCTTATGAGACCTGCTATGTATGGCTCGTATCACCATATTACAGTTCTCGGCAAGGAAAACGCTCCCTGCGACCATAAATATGATGTTACAGGCGGTCTTTGCGAGAATAACGATAAGTTTGCTATCGACAGAATGCTCCCTGAGATCGAAAAGGGAGATATCCTCTGTATCCACGATGCAGGTGCTCACGGCTTCTCAATGGGCTATAACTATAATGGCAAGCTGCGCTCAGCTGAGATCCTTCTTAAGGAAGACGGCAGCTTTAAGATGATAAGACGTGCAGAAACTCCTGCCGATTACTTCGCAACATTTGATTTCTGCGACATAATGGATAAGTATCTGAATAAATGA
- a CDS encoding flavodoxin family protein: MNALVINCSPVRNGATARITEVISDELSKRYAVKSVCIDDYSFAFCSGCRSCHETAKCIHNDDIDLIMGEFEKADIIICVSPSYWADIPGQFKAFIDRCTPWCDTHEPHRSLSNGKKGYAVALRTGGSMGECEQIIRTISHYFGHLHIELCGSKGFCSIEHREQVAEITPEIQAFCSNI; the protein is encoded by the coding sequence ATGAATGCACTCGTGATAAACTGCAGCCCCGTCAGAAACGGCGCCACTGCAAGGATAACTGAAGTGATATCAGACGAGCTGTCAAAAAGATATGCTGTTAAAAGTGTATGCATCGACGATTATAGCTTTGCATTCTGTTCAGGCTGCCGTTCATGCCATGAAACTGCAAAATGCATACATAACGATGATATCGACCTGATAATGGGCGAGTTTGAAAAAGCAGACATTATAATCTGTGTTTCTCCGTCATACTGGGCGGATATCCCCGGCCAGTTCAAGGCATTTATCGACAGATGTACTCCGTGGTGTGATACTCACGAGCCGCATCGTTCGCTCAGCAACGGTAAGAAAGGCTATGCTGTTGCGCTTCGTACAGGCGGCAGTATGGGGGAGTGTGAACAGATAATCAGAACGATATCTCATTACTTCGGCCATCTTCATATAGAGCTGTGCGGCAGCAAAGGCTTTTGCAGTATAGAGCACAGAGAACAGGTCGCTGAAATAACACCTGAGATACAAGCTTTCTGCAGCAATATTTAA
- a CDS encoding Asp-tRNA(Asn)/Glu-tRNA(Gln) amidotransferase subunit GatC has translation MDLNTVKYLADLSKLEYTDEKLTKTASEMTSIMELMDTIKDIDISYDAYKDNHNVFLDGLRRDEVMPSMPTEKVLSNAVNSKNCFVVPKVVE, from the coding sequence ATGGACTTAAATACCGTAAAATACTTAGCCGACCTGAGCAAGCTCGAATATACCGATGAAAAGCTCACTAAAACGGCAAGTGAGATGACAAGCATAATGGAGCTTATGGATACCATTAAGGATATAGACATAAGCTATGATGCATACAAGGATAATCATAATGTTTTCCTTGACGGCTTAAGGCGTGATGAGGTTATGCCTTCTATGCCTACAGAAAAGGTGCTCTCAAATGCAGTCAATTCAAAGAATTGCTTTGTTGTACCTAAGGTCGTTGAATAA